In Natronococcus occultus SP4, the following proteins share a genomic window:
- the hjc gene encoding Holliday junction resolvase Hjc, with product MSHAKGGRRERELVNALDEAGFAVMRAPASGAATDRELPDVLAGDGDTFYAIEAKSSAGDPIYLTGEEVEALTYFARNFGAKPRIGVRFDREDWYFFHPADLHVTDGGNYRVKKETALADGTDFPEFVGDSEKVTLAEVGDEGPDEDVVRVLNAVKQGVMDVEEAAELLE from the coding sequence ATGTCCCACGCGAAGGGCGGCCGCCGTGAACGAGAGCTCGTCAACGCGCTCGACGAGGCCGGGTTCGCGGTCATGCGCGCGCCCGCAAGCGGTGCAGCGACCGACCGCGAACTCCCCGACGTCCTCGCCGGCGACGGCGACACCTTCTACGCGATCGAGGCCAAATCCAGCGCCGGCGACCCGATCTACCTCACCGGCGAGGAGGTCGAAGCGCTGACCTACTTCGCCCGGAACTTCGGCGCCAAACCACGGATCGGTGTCCGCTTCGACCGCGAGGACTGGTACTTCTTCCACCCCGCGGATCTCCACGTCACCGACGGTGGGAACTACCGCGTCAAGAAAGAGACCGCGCTCGCCGACGGCACCGACTTCCCCGAGTTCGTCGGCGACTCGGAAAAGGTCACCCTCGCGGAGGTCGGCGACGAGGGTCCCGACGAGGACGTCGTCCGCGTGCTGAACGCGGTCAAACAGGGTGTGATGGACGTCGAGGAGGCGGCGGAGCTGCTCGAGTAG
- a CDS encoding histidine kinase N-terminal 7TM domain-containing protein produces the protein MLGVTSWNLVLASHLATALLMVGLGGYVARDHSGKPLGQLFVLMVGALAVWVVGSLARLFTLDPTAYVVLTAVKYFGVTTAPIWFVLFALRYAGHDRFVSRRFAAALLVGPVATVLVVLTTEFHGLFYAEFAVTSVGEHQVLTRDRGAWFWLFAAFGWGLLAAGTVLLLLATIGQPALYQKQSVVIVLGVLVPWIVGLAYVFGDWPHPAIDPTPLGFAVTAVLFVIGVFTTRLIDVVPVARSRLLDALDDGMIVVDADDRLLDANATAQRLFVDDAVGTDVTAALPDGFAVDGGEHVVETETGRRVFRPRSIELTDDLGRNTGRVIYLDDVTDVVERERRSVLQRVLRHNIRNDLNVTVGSLDVLEERVDPAEREYVERARESANRVIELSEKARRFERALDARDGLTTVPAATVVDRVLEELRAEYPRAEITFERSYDSTADTAATVVAEDVLGAAVANLVENAIVHAEVERPSVTVRVVADEDAVRIQVADEGPGIPDTELDALSATDEDPLEHGSGFGLWLVKWTVSLSGGELAFESNEPRGSVVTVTLSATETDD, from the coding sequence ATGCTCGGTGTCACCAGCTGGAATCTCGTTCTGGCGAGCCACCTCGCTACCGCCCTGCTGATGGTCGGGCTCGGTGGCTACGTCGCCCGCGATCATTCCGGAAAACCACTCGGGCAGCTGTTCGTCCTCATGGTCGGCGCTCTCGCCGTCTGGGTCGTCGGCTCGCTGGCTCGGCTGTTTACCCTCGATCCGACGGCGTATGTCGTGCTCACCGCGGTCAAGTATTTCGGCGTGACGACGGCGCCGATCTGGTTCGTCCTGTTTGCGCTGCGATACGCCGGACACGACCGCTTCGTGAGCCGTCGGTTCGCCGCAGCGTTGCTCGTCGGTCCCGTCGCGACGGTGCTGGTCGTCCTTACGACGGAGTTCCACGGCCTCTTTTACGCCGAGTTCGCCGTCACCAGCGTCGGAGAGCACCAGGTCTTGACGCGGGATCGAGGGGCGTGGTTCTGGCTGTTCGCCGCGTTCGGCTGGGGACTGCTCGCCGCCGGAACGGTGTTGCTCCTGCTGGCAACGATCGGCCAACCGGCGCTCTACCAGAAGCAGTCTGTCGTCATCGTCCTCGGCGTGCTCGTCCCCTGGATCGTCGGCCTCGCGTACGTCTTCGGCGACTGGCCCCACCCGGCGATCGATCCGACGCCGCTGGGGTTCGCGGTTACGGCCGTCCTCTTCGTTATCGGCGTCTTCACGACCCGGCTTATCGACGTCGTCCCCGTCGCTCGCTCGCGGCTGCTCGACGCGCTCGACGACGGCATGATCGTCGTCGACGCCGACGATCGACTCCTCGACGCCAACGCCACCGCACAGCGGCTGTTCGTGGACGACGCGGTCGGTACCGACGTCACCGCGGCGCTTCCGGACGGGTTCGCCGTCGACGGCGGCGAACACGTCGTCGAGACCGAGACGGGTCGGCGGGTGTTTCGTCCCCGGTCGATCGAACTGACCGACGACCTCGGGCGAAACACCGGCCGCGTCATCTACCTCGACGACGTGACCGACGTCGTCGAACGCGAGCGCCGCAGCGTCCTCCAGCGGGTGCTCCGGCACAACATCCGCAACGATCTGAACGTCACTGTCGGCTCCCTCGACGTCCTCGAAGAGCGGGTCGATCCCGCCGAGCGGGAGTACGTCGAGCGGGCCCGGGAGAGCGCGAACCGGGTGATCGAACTGAGCGAGAAGGCCCGTCGGTTCGAGCGCGCGCTCGACGCACGGGACGGGCTGACGACCGTCCCCGCCGCGACCGTCGTCGATCGGGTTCTGGAGGAGCTCCGGGCGGAGTACCCCCGAGCAGAGATCACTTTCGAGCGGAGCTACGACTCGACCGCCGACACCGCGGCCACCGTCGTCGCCGAGGACGTCCTTGGCGCCGCGGTCGCGAACCTCGTCGAGAACGCGATCGTCCACGCGGAGGTCGAACGGCCGTCGGTCACCGTCCGGGTGGTCGCCGACGAGGACGCCGTTCGGATCCAGGTCGCCGACGAGGGGCCCGGGATCCCCGACACGGAGCTCGACGCGCTCTCGGCTACCGACGAGGACCCGCTCGAGCACGGCAGTGGGTTCGGGCTCTGGCTGGTGAAGTGGACGGTCTCGCTGTCGGGCGGCGAGCTCGCCTTCGAGTCGAACGAGCCCCGGGGTAGCGTGGTCACCGTGACGCTTTCGGCCACCGAGACCGACGACTGA
- a CDS encoding SWIM zinc finger family protein yields the protein MKTTASPKTQLPVPSDDSLAERSRRARTEPMSVLALGNGLYEVESASDRTYLVDLEGGRCTCPDHVFRGVRCKHVRRVAIEINEGQTPPPGKRAVECHDCDERVFVDEDATGPVYCDRHILFPGDAAVDRETGDRLTVVDVSDLRADAVRIEATDESVAEYATNERYAPDVPVVGAVYPHATVAPNGVVPDSLRVYVFPRTRLEKRVSERWAATA from the coding sequence ATGAAAACAACAGCGTCACCGAAGACACAGCTTCCCGTACCGTCCGACGACTCCCTGGCAGAGCGCTCGCGCCGGGCTCGCACCGAACCGATGTCGGTGCTGGCGCTTGGCAACGGGCTCTATGAGGTCGAGTCCGCCAGCGACCGCACCTACCTCGTCGACCTCGAGGGGGGACGCTGTACCTGCCCCGATCACGTCTTCCGCGGGGTCCGGTGCAAGCACGTCCGCCGCGTCGCCATCGAGATCAACGAGGGCCAGACGCCCCCGCCCGGAAAGCGGGCCGTCGAGTGTCACGACTGCGACGAGCGCGTGTTCGTCGACGAGGACGCGACCGGGCCGGTCTACTGTGACCGCCACATCCTCTTCCCGGGCGACGCCGCCGTCGACCGCGAGACCGGCGATCGGCTCACCGTCGTCGACGTCTCGGACCTGCGGGCCGACGCGGTCCGGATCGAGGCTACCGACGAGTCCGTCGCCGAGTACGCGACGAACGAGCGCTACGCACCCGACGTCCCGGTGGTCGGGGCCGTCTACCCGCACGCGACGGTCGCGCCCAACGGCGTCGTTCCCGACTCCCTTCGGGTCTACGTCTTCCCGCGGACCCGGCTCGAGAAGCGGGTTTCCGAGCGATGGGCCGCGACGGCGTAA
- a CDS encoding HalOD1 output domain-containing protein: protein MPSTSDPSDRRYEATFDPDDDSASEAVLEAVGAAADVDPIELEPLYAVIDPDALDALCTHARRTDGNRSHSLRFSYGGFDVDVRTDGRIRVSDPSISGAVAGD, encoded by the coding sequence ATGCCCTCCACCAGCGATCCGAGCGACAGGCGGTACGAGGCGACGTTCGACCCCGACGACGACAGCGCAAGCGAGGCCGTCCTCGAGGCGGTCGGCGCGGCCGCAGACGTCGATCCGATCGAGCTCGAGCCGCTGTACGCCGTCATCGATCCGGACGCGCTCGACGCGCTGTGTACCCACGCCCGCCGCACGGACGGGAACCGATCCCACAGCCTTCGGTTCTCCTACGGCGGCTTCGACGTCGACGTTCGCACCGACGGCCGGATCCGCGTCTCCGATCCCTCCATCTCCGGGGCGGTGGCCGGCGACTGA
- a CDS encoding CPBP family intramembrane glutamic endopeptidase: protein MSTVDQADGYARSVLVAVSLSIAGLLAAEFVTIPAFLLDPTLLESPGEASNASIFLLMTLNFLGFFLVGGLYLWWTERGWEWLDLRMPSRRGWKYVLAGVVGSIAFVMAVNVVATLFELPSSENQVMQLIGDDPNMVLLMIVIVFLFNAPAEEFLFRNVIQKRLYAAFSRMGAVIVTSVIFALVHIPAYALATDGSLAPLGAIGVSLAVVFGGSVIFGYLYARTDNLIVPTAAHAAFNAFQFAILYLVLQFAPEELENMMAVSVEFLTTLA from the coding sequence ATGTCGACCGTAGACCAGGCCGACGGGTACGCACGCTCGGTGCTCGTCGCCGTCTCGCTTTCGATCGCCGGCCTCCTGGCGGCGGAGTTCGTCACGATTCCGGCGTTCCTGCTGGATCCGACGCTGCTCGAATCGCCGGGCGAGGCCTCGAACGCGTCTATCTTCCTCCTGATGACGCTGAACTTCCTTGGCTTCTTCCTCGTCGGCGGACTCTATCTGTGGTGGACCGAACGCGGCTGGGAGTGGCTCGACCTGCGGATGCCGTCCCGACGGGGCTGGAAGTACGTCCTGGCGGGGGTCGTCGGGAGCATCGCGTTCGTGATGGCCGTCAACGTCGTCGCGACGCTGTTCGAACTGCCGTCCTCGGAGAACCAGGTCATGCAGCTGATCGGAGACGACCCGAACATGGTGTTGCTCATGATCGTTATCGTCTTCCTGTTTAACGCGCCGGCCGAGGAGTTCCTCTTCCGGAACGTGATCCAGAAGCGGCTGTACGCCGCCTTCTCCCGGATGGGTGCGGTCATCGTCACCAGCGTTATCTTCGCGCTGGTTCACATCCCCGCCTACGCGCTGGCGACTGACGGGTCGCTCGCCCCGCTCGGTGCGATCGGCGTCTCGCTGGCGGTCGTCTTCGGTGGCTCGGTGATCTTCGGCTACCTCTATGCGAGAACGGACAACCTCATCGTGCCGACGGCGGCCCACGCCGCGTTCAACGCCTTCCAGTTCGCCATCCTCTATCTCGTGCTCCAGTTTGCACCCGAGGAGCTCGAGAACATGATGGCCGTCAGCGTCGAGTTCCTGACGACGCTCGCCTGA
- a CDS encoding alpha/beta fold hydrolase has translation MPRVTRDGVSIYYERDDGEGTPVVFLQGLGFGRWMWRWQREAVAGEYGVIAPDNRGTGRSDDGLPPLLARLPRTLRAPLIAKFAGYSIGGLAADLEAVLDDVGIYDAHIVGASMGGMIAQRYALEYSRAKTLTLCCTTHGGVDAVPIPDETQEQMFDTPKGASEREVIRHRMRPAFNEPFTNRNPHLMDRIIEWRLEQDAGEATREAQAAAALEFDVSDRLQRIRVPTLIMHGTNDRILPVANGKLLDEKIPDTRLELVEGGSHCFFIEDSELVNRTLLSFLDDHE, from the coding sequence ATGCCACGGGTCACTCGCGACGGCGTGTCGATCTACTACGAACGCGACGACGGGGAGGGGACGCCGGTCGTCTTCCTGCAGGGACTCGGTTTCGGTCGGTGGATGTGGCGCTGGCAGCGCGAGGCCGTCGCCGGCGAGTACGGTGTAATCGCCCCCGACAACCGGGGGACGGGCCGCTCCGACGACGGGCTCCCGCCGCTGTTGGCTCGACTTCCGCGCACGCTCCGTGCGCCGCTCATTGCCAAGTTCGCGGGGTACTCGATCGGCGGACTGGCCGCGGATCTGGAGGCCGTCCTCGACGATGTCGGGATCTACGACGCACACATCGTCGGCGCGAGCATGGGCGGGATGATCGCCCAGCGCTACGCGCTGGAGTACTCTCGCGCGAAGACGCTGACGCTGTGTTGTACGACCCACGGCGGTGTCGACGCCGTCCCGATCCCCGACGAAACCCAGGAGCAGATGTTCGATACGCCGAAGGGTGCGAGCGAACGAGAGGTCATCCGCCACCGGATGCGCCCCGCCTTCAACGAGCCGTTCACCAACCGGAACCCGCATCTGATGGATCGCATCATCGAGTGGCGTCTGGAGCAAGACGCCGGCGAGGCCACCCGCGAGGCCCAGGCCGCAGCCGCTCTGGAGTTCGACGTGAGCGACCGCCTCCAGCGGATCCGGGTCCCGACGCTGATCATGCACGGAACGAACGATAGGATCCTTCCGGTCGCGAACGGGAAGCTGCTCGACGAGAAGATCCCCGACACGCGCCTCGAACTCGTCGAGGGCGGCTCCCACTGTTTCTTCATCGAGGACTCGGAGCTGGTCAACAGGACGCTGCTGTCGTTCCTGGACGACCACGAGTAG
- a CDS encoding DUF7472 family protein, producing MLERERIIEIVVAVSSVFLMLGAMMFIGSEYGGADSALSPEGGELLVGVIVGFILLLTAVGFVLAYLLNDPADGLDEDADAQNAA from the coding sequence ATGCTCGAGCGCGAGCGGATCATCGAAATCGTCGTGGCCGTATCCTCCGTCTTCCTGATGCTCGGTGCCATGATGTTCATCGGCTCCGAGTACGGGGGTGCCGACAGCGCGCTTTCCCCTGAGGGCGGTGAGTTGCTCGTCGGCGTGATCGTCGGCTTCATCCTCCTGCTGACGGCAGTTGGGTTCGTTCTGGCATACCTGCTGAACGATCCGGCCGACGGCCTCGACGAGGACGCGGACGCACAGAACGCCGCGTAG
- a CDS encoding ribbon-helix-helix domain-containing protein produces MPKISVEIPQELLDDLDEHVGDDGKFVNRSDAVRASVRKTLDILDEIDDRHDRLEDGAGRQS; encoded by the coding sequence ATGCCCAAGATCAGCGTCGAAATCCCACAGGAGTTGCTCGACGACCTCGACGAGCACGTCGGCGACGACGGGAAGTTCGTCAACCGCAGCGACGCCGTCCGCGCCTCGGTTCGCAAGACCCTCGATATTCTCGACGAAATCGACGATCGCCACGACCGCCTTGAGGACGGTGCCGGCCGCCAGTCGTAA
- a CDS encoding DNA polymerase sliding clamp — translation MFKAIVSAETLTSALDSVSVLVDECKIHLEEDGLEIRAVDPANVGMVDLSLEAAAFESYEADGGLIGVDLSRLEDIAGMADSGQLIQLELDEETRKLHIQIDGLEYTLALIDPDSIRQEPDIPELDLPARVVLEGKDVNRSVKAADMVSDHIALGVDEGEEFFYVNAEGDTDDVHLELTQEDLIDLQVGPAHSLFSLDYLKDMDKAIPGDAEVTLDLGEEFPVKIYFGFAEGQGQVTYMLAPRIQSD, via the coding sequence ATGTTCAAGGCCATCGTGAGCGCGGAAACGCTCACCAGCGCGCTCGATTCGGTAAGCGTGCTGGTCGACGAGTGCAAGATACATCTCGAGGAGGACGGGCTCGAAATTCGAGCCGTCGATCCCGCGAACGTCGGGATGGTCGACCTCTCGCTCGAGGCAGCGGCGTTCGAATCCTACGAGGCCGACGGCGGACTGATCGGGGTCGATCTCTCGCGGCTCGAGGACATCGCCGGCATGGCCGACTCCGGACAGCTGATTCAGCTCGAACTCGACGAGGAGACCCGCAAGCTCCACATCCAGATCGACGGGCTCGAGTACACCCTGGCGCTGATCGACCCCGACTCGATCCGCCAGGAGCCGGACATCCCGGAACTGGACCTGCCCGCGCGGGTCGTCCTCGAGGGGAAAGACGTCAACCGCTCGGTGAAGGCCGCGGATATGGTCTCCGACCACATCGCCCTGGGCGTCGACGAGGGCGAGGAGTTCTTCTACGTCAACGCCGAGGGAGACACCGACGACGTCCACCTCGAGCTCACCCAGGAGGACCTGATCGATCTGCAGGTCGGGCCCGCTCACTCGCTGTTCTCGCTGGACTACCTGAAGGACATGGACAAGGCGATCCCCGGCGACGCCGAGGTCACCCTCGATCTGGGCGAGGAGTTCCCCGTCAAGATCTACTTCGGGTTCGCCGAGGGACAGGGACAGGTCACCTACATGCTGGCACCGCGGATCCAGAGCGACTGA
- a CDS encoding twin-arginine translocase subunit TatC has translation MSSAVDEDTARAINTGRETIGAMLSSLQTHLQKVFIVFVLGFLGSFYALRVWIWDFLEATATSEMNQVVADATEIITRTPFEVILLQAKIGMLVGIIVAIPALLYFSRQKLRERGFKSKVPISRLHMAGFAITSFVLFWVGIFYAYAIFFPFAFDFLGAVAFDAGVNPSWGITEFTEFIALLTLSFGLAAQMPLFMGVLSYTEIVPYETFRDKWRHAAVAITVFGAMFSPPDPFTLIMWAMPLFALYVFSLGLAKVVANVRRRGAAELDTGTGLMKRRLAQFLGLIVLSGIAAVVFVSQGGFAFVNQEVYPNLPGWLQPEGGTLGFWELYAEYGALGIVAIGAIAAGIVGGLVLLGYTIKVLQEPVYPREDDIRAAQTADDVDFETLTADDIEDVPAPVFLNMEEEEALERSRKAMYDDNREKAQAILDRYDGLQKQQQRSEDGPGADSNVGASGGGAAGAGAGSGAAEGEEEEGLFSSTAAGMLDAFTEEETTEDDIGGYAYDLAFIFNSLTSKMFYIVGVFMVVLGGTFVALYQGGFGVVLTQFVDRVPASALAEVTEMSEEEIAAADSTEAMTEILNEAGLVIALHPVEVLIFMVKVSTILAIIAVLPLIMYWAWPAARERGLVRGDPRVFLVWGGAIIGGFAMGLVLGFYWIAPAVISYLITDAVVNGMEISYRINNFSWLVIYTTLGVGFLFNIIVTMALFHVGGIINYRTMLNRWRPVVVGIFTAAAFFSPKGILTMLLVAIPIALTYVLGLAVLYVLTGGGRFFGGGGGGTADPEPEATPAAE, from the coding sequence ATGAGTTCTGCCGTCGACGAGGACACGGCCCGCGCCATCAACACCGGCCGGGAAACGATCGGCGCGATGCTCTCGAGCCTCCAGACGCACCTCCAGAAGGTGTTTATCGTCTTCGTCCTCGGCTTCCTGGGTTCCTTCTACGCGCTGCGGGTCTGGATCTGGGACTTCCTCGAGGCGACCGCGACCTCGGAGATGAACCAGGTCGTCGCCGACGCGACCGAGATCATTACCCGCACCCCCTTCGAGGTGATTCTGCTACAGGCGAAGATCGGAATGCTGGTCGGAATCATCGTCGCGATCCCGGCCCTGCTGTATTTCTCCCGTCAGAAGCTTCGCGAGCGCGGATTTAAGTCGAAGGTGCCGATCTCGCGGCTCCACATGGCCGGGTTCGCGATCACCTCGTTCGTCCTGTTCTGGGTCGGGATCTTCTACGCCTACGCGATCTTCTTCCCGTTCGCGTTCGACTTCCTCGGGGCCGTCGCGTTCGACGCCGGCGTCAACCCCAGTTGGGGGATCACCGAGTTCACCGAGTTCATCGCCCTCCTGACGCTTTCCTTTGGCCTCGCGGCGCAGATGCCGCTGTTCATGGGCGTGCTCTCGTACACGGAGATCGTCCCTTACGAGACGTTCCGGGACAAGTGGCGCCACGCGGCGGTCGCGATCACGGTCTTCGGCGCGATGTTCTCCCCGCCGGACCCGTTCACGCTGATCATGTGGGCAATGCCGCTGTTCGCGCTGTACGTCTTCAGCCTCGGCCTCGCGAAGGTCGTCGCTAACGTTCGCCGCCGGGGCGCGGCCGAGCTCGACACCGGAACCGGACTGATGAAACGGCGGCTCGCCCAGTTCCTCGGCCTCATCGTCCTCAGCGGGATCGCCGCAGTCGTTTTCGTCAGCCAGGGCGGGTTCGCGTTCGTCAACCAGGAGGTGTATCCGAACCTCCCCGGATGGCTCCAGCCAGAGGGCGGGACGCTCGGCTTCTGGGAGCTGTACGCCGAGTACGGCGCGCTGGGTATCGTCGCCATCGGGGCCATCGCTGCCGGCATCGTCGGCGGGCTCGTTCTGCTCGGGTACACGATAAAAGTCCTCCAGGAGCCCGTCTACCCGCGCGAGGACGACATCCGGGCCGCCCAGACCGCCGACGACGTCGACTTCGAGACGCTGACCGCCGACGACATCGAGGACGTCCCGGCGCCGGTCTTCCTGAACATGGAAGAGGAGGAGGCCCTCGAACGCTCCCGGAAGGCGATGTACGACGACAACCGGGAGAAGGCACAGGCGATCCTCGACCGGTACGACGGACTCCAGAAACAACAACAGCGGTCCGAGGACGGTCCCGGCGCGGACTCGAACGTCGGCGCGTCCGGCGGCGGGGCGGCAGGCGCCGGCGCCGGGAGCGGGGCCGCCGAGGGCGAGGAAGAAGAGGGACTGTTCTCGAGCACCGCCGCCGGAATGCTCGACGCCTTCACCGAAGAGGAGACGACCGAGGACGACATCGGCGGCTACGCCTACGACCTCGCCTTCATCTTCAACAGCCTCACCTCGAAGATGTTCTACATCGTCGGCGTGTTCATGGTCGTCCTCGGCGGCACCTTCGTCGCGCTCTACCAGGGCGGGTTCGGTGTCGTCCTGACCCAGTTCGTCGACCGCGTTCCGGCGAGCGCCCTCGCCGAGGTGACGGAGATGAGCGAGGAGGAGATCGCCGCCGCCGACTCGACCGAGGCGATGACGGAAATCCTCAACGAGGCGGGGCTGGTCATCGCGCTCCATCCCGTCGAGGTGTTGATCTTCATGGTGAAGGTCAGTACGATCCTGGCGATCATCGCCGTCCTCCCGCTGATCATGTACTGGGCCTGGCCCGCCGCCAGGGAGCGCGGGCTCGTTCGGGGCGACCCGCGCGTATTCCTCGTCTGGGGCGGAGCGATCATCGGCGGGTTCGCGATGGGGCTCGTGCTTGGCTTCTACTGGATCGCGCCCGCGGTGATCTCGTATCTGATCACCGACGCCGTCGTCAACGGGATGGAGATCTCCTACCGGATCAACAACTTCTCGTGGCTCGTGATCTACACGACGCTGGGCGTCGGGTTCCTGTTTAACATCATCGTCACGATGGCGCTGTTCCACGTCGGCGGGATCATCAACTACCGGACGATGCTCAACCGCTGGCGGCCCGTCGTCGTCGGAATCTTCACCGCGGCGGCGTTTTTCAGCCCGAAGGGGATCCTGACAATGTTGCTCGTCGCGATCCCGATCGCACTGACCTACGTACTCGGGCTCGCCGTCCTGTACGTCCTCACCGGGGGTGGTCGCTTCTTTGGCGGCGGTGGCGGCGGGACGGCCGACCCCGAGCCCGAAGCGACGCCGGCGGCCGAGTAA
- a CDS encoding SAM-dependent methyltransferase: MTRKDHYYNKAKQEGYRSRAAYKLKQLDDLENVISGGDTVVDLGAAPGGWLEVAAERVGPQGRVVGVDLQRIKDLELPGGTDRVETIRGDMTEDRTRDRVTDAADGEVDVVISDMAPNMSGEYSLDQARSLHLARQAFETALELLGSGGNLVVKVFEGPDVDDLRADIEDEFQYVRATAPDASRESSSELYFVAKGRLTTTLRPGDELEVEIVDVGSEGDGIASVEGYRLFVSDAAEGEVVEVRVEDVKPNFGFAERIDGD, encoded by the coding sequence ATGACACGGAAAGATCACTACTACAACAAGGCGAAACAGGAAGGCTACCGCAGCCGAGCGGCCTACAAGCTCAAGCAGCTCGACGACCTCGAGAACGTCATCTCCGGCGGCGACACCGTCGTCGACCTGGGGGCGGCACCCGGCGGCTGGCTCGAGGTCGCCGCCGAGCGGGTCGGGCCGCAGGGACGGGTCGTCGGCGTCGACCTCCAGCGGATCAAGGACCTCGAGCTGCCGGGCGGCACCGACCGCGTCGAGACGATCCGCGGCGACATGACCGAGGATCGGACCCGGGATCGGGTCACCGACGCCGCAGACGGCGAGGTGGACGTCGTCATCTCGGACATGGCACCGAACATGTCTGGCGAATACTCGCTCGATCAGGCCCGGTCGCTGCATCTCGCCCGGCAGGCCTTCGAGACGGCTCTCGAGCTGCTCGGCAGCGGCGGGAACCTCGTCGTGAAGGTGTTCGAGGGACCCGACGTCGACGACCTCCGGGCCGATATCGAGGACGAGTTCCAGTACGTTCGGGCGACGGCGCCCGACGCCTCACGGGAGTCGTCCTCGGAGCTGTACTTCGTCGCCAAGGGTCGGCTCACAACCACCCTCCGGCCCGGCGACGAACTCGAGGTCGAGATCGTCGACGTCGGCAGCGAGGGCGATGGTATCGCCTCGGTCGAGGGGTACCGATTGTTCGTCTCCGACGCTGCGGAAGGCGAGGTCGTCGAGGTGCGGGTCGAGGACGTCAAGCCGAACTTCGGATTCGCCGAGCGGATCGACGGGGACTGA
- the priL gene encoding DNA primase regulatory subunit PriL: MERLHARYPFLEAARESVATEAVDLATIVEQDGAVVERATQRVRSALEDGEIGDPHRDPRTELLSYPVARVLVSLVDEGILIRKYARAEAEAAHERFTADFEDTVELKSVSSTGLDVEDLLREFDLEDAVRSTADGYRIGVGSYLPLAAGLRDDRWRLVNRALSGGEVPIEEDELHALLREAIRERIEEGLPFEVPDAIATSLEAEAAEIREVLAELDLTREIDTVVPDLFPPCMKALLDDIQKGEHLPHHSRFAITAFLTSIGMSTDEIVELYRVNSSFGEEMTRYQTDHIGGETSPTEYSPPSCATMQSYGDCVNKDDLCERIPHPMAYYEKRLDQTDEDALEDWREGAEESPAGD, from the coding sequence ATGGAGCGACTGCACGCCCGGTACCCGTTTCTCGAGGCCGCCCGCGAGTCCGTGGCGACCGAAGCCGTCGATCTCGCGACGATCGTCGAACAGGACGGGGCGGTCGTCGAGCGCGCGACCCAGCGCGTGAGGTCCGCGCTCGAGGACGGCGAGATCGGCGACCCCCACCGCGATCCCCGCACCGAACTGCTCTCCTATCCCGTCGCCCGCGTCCTCGTCTCGCTCGTCGACGAGGGAATCCTGATCCGCAAGTACGCCCGCGCCGAGGCCGAGGCCGCACATGAACGGTTTACGGCCGACTTCGAGGACACCGTCGAACTCAAAAGCGTCAGCTCGACCGGGCTGGACGTCGAGGACCTGCTCCGGGAGTTCGACCTCGAGGACGCCGTTCGCTCGACGGCCGACGGCTACCGGATCGGGGTTGGGAGCTACCTCCCGCTCGCGGCTGGACTTCGGGACGACCGATGGCGGCTCGTCAACCGCGCGCTCTCCGGCGGCGAGGTGCCGATCGAGGAGGACGAGCTCCACGCGTTGCTCCGGGAGGCGATCCGCGAGCGGATCGAGGAGGGGCTCCCCTTCGAGGTGCCAGACGCCATCGCGACGAGCCTCGAGGCCGAGGCCGCCGAGATCCGCGAGGTACTGGCCGAACTCGATCTCACCCGCGAGATCGACACCGTCGTCCCCGACCTGTTCCCGCCGTGTATGAAGGCGCTGCTCGACGACATCCAGAAGGGCGAACACCTCCCCCACCACTCCCGTTTTGCAATCACGGCCTTCCTGACGAGCATCGGGATGTCGACCGACGAGATTGTCGAACTCTACCGGGTGAACTCGTCGTTCGGTGAGGAGATGACCCGCTACCAGACCGACCATATCGGCGGCGAGACGTCGCCGACGGAGTACTCCCCGCCCTCCTGTGCGACGATGCAGTCCTACGGGGACTGCGTGAACAAGGACGACCTCTGCGAGCGGATCCCCCACCCGATGGCCTACTACGAGAAGCGACTCGATCAGACCGACGAGGACGCCCTCGAGGACTGGCGTGAGGGAGCCGAGGAATCACCAGCCGGGGACTGA